One genomic segment of Pedobacter endophyticus includes these proteins:
- a CDS encoding bifunctional GNAT family N-acetyltransferase/carbon-nitrogen hydrolase family protein yields MNIELRRLTLEDYEDLKESMMQAYDSMGGSIWPKSSIAKLLKIFPEGQLCIAVDNRVVACSLSIIVDYDEYGDKHTYKLITGNYSFSTHDPNGDTLYGIEIFVHPEHRGLRLGRRLYEARKELCETLNLKSIIAGGRIPGYHEYAETLSPRQYIDKVKSKEIYDPTLTFQISNDFHVRKVLKNYLPDDQESKEYATLIEWNNIYYQGIDASARSAMNIRLGLVQWQMRLFPNVDAFYEQVEFFVDAVSGYNSDFIMFPELFNTPLLQPYNHLPEMEAMRKLAEMTEEIIAKMHEYALSYNVNIITGSMPIIEDGKLYNATYLCHRTGKIDSYRKIHITPNEQKYYGMVGGDKIQVFDTDCGKVGILICYDVEFPELSRIYADQGMQILFVPFLTDTQNGYTRVRYCAQARAIENECYVAIAGCVGNLPKVNNMDIQFAQSAVFTPSDFAFPTNAIKAETTPNTEMVLMVDVDLHLLDELHNYGTVKILKDRRTDLYQVNLLK; encoded by the coding sequence ATGAATATAGAATTACGAAGATTAACCCTCGAAGATTACGAAGACTTAAAAGAATCGATGATGCAAGCCTATGACAGCATGGGTGGCTCAATATGGCCAAAATCGAGCATCGCTAAGTTGTTAAAAATCTTTCCTGAGGGACAATTGTGCATCGCTGTAGATAATAGAGTGGTTGCCTGTTCACTATCTATTATTGTAGATTATGATGAATATGGCGATAAGCACACCTACAAGCTCATTACGGGTAATTATTCGTTCTCTACGCACGATCCGAACGGTGATACGTTATATGGCATCGAAATTTTTGTGCATCCTGAGCACCGCGGCCTACGACTTGGCAGAAGGTTATATGAAGCACGTAAAGAACTGTGTGAAACCCTGAATTTGAAAAGTATCATCGCTGGCGGAAGGATTCCGGGTTACCACGAATATGCTGAAACACTTAGCCCAAGGCAATATATCGACAAGGTTAAGTCGAAGGAAATTTACGATCCAACGCTGACTTTCCAAATATCGAATGATTTCCACGTTCGGAAAGTGTTGAAAAACTATTTGCCAGATGATCAGGAATCGAAAGAGTATGCTACGTTAATTGAGTGGAACAACATTTATTATCAGGGAATAGATGCCTCGGCTCGTTCTGCAATGAATATCCGTTTAGGCCTGGTGCAATGGCAAATGCGCTTGTTTCCGAACGTTGATGCGTTTTATGAGCAGGTAGAGTTTTTTGTAGATGCGGTTAGTGGCTACAATTCGGATTTTATTATGTTCCCCGAGTTATTTAATACGCCGCTGCTTCAACCATACAACCACCTGCCCGAAATGGAAGCAATGCGCAAGCTTGCCGAAATGACTGAGGAAATTATAGCCAAAATGCATGAGTACGCGTTGAGTTATAATGTAAATATCATTACCGGAAGCATGCCGATTATTGAAGATGGAAAGCTTTACAATGCCACTTACCTGTGTCACCGTACCGGGAAAATTGATAGCTACCGTAAAATTCACATCACGCCGAACGAACAAAAATACTACGGAATGGTGGGTGGCGATAAAATTCAGGTTTTTGATACCGATTGCGGTAAAGTGGGTATTTTAATTTGCTACGATGTTGAGTTTCCTGAACTGAGCCGCATTTACGCCGACCAGGGGATGCAGATCTTGTTCGTACCATTCTTAACTGATACTCAGAATGGTTATACCCGCGTTCGCTATTGTGCACAAGCCAGGGCGATTGAAAACGAATGTTATGTGGCTATTGCCGGTTGCGTGGGTAACCTGCCAAAAGTGAATAACATGGATATTCAGTTTGCGCAATCAGCCGTATTTACGCCTTCAGATTTTGCTTTTCCTACCAATGCTATAAAGGCCGAGACAACGCCAAATACCGAAATGGTTTTAATGGTTGATGTTGATTTGCACTTGTTAGATGAATTGCACAATTACGGAACAGTGAAAATCTTAAAAGATAGACGAACGGATCTTTATCAGGTCAATTTGTTAAAATAA
- the queG gene encoding tRNA epoxyqueuosine(34) reductase QueG gives MYNNKPKYSKLIKDEALRLGFMACGISKAEFLEDEAPRLENWLNKNYHGEMKYMENYFDKRLDPRLLVDGAKSVISLSLNYYTDEKQKDPSAPKISKYAYGNDYHHVIKDKLKALTLFIEENIGAVAGRAFVDSAPVLDRAWAKKSGIGWIGKNSNLISKTDGSFFFLAELIIDLELDYDDPFQTDHCGTCTRCLDACPTDAIIAPQVVDGSKCISYLTIELKNEIPNQFKDKIDNWMFGCDICQDVCPWNRFSKMHQEDAFAPADGLLDLTAKDLTEITDEVFKKVFKGSAVKRTKLAGLKRNVDFLKPI, from the coding sequence GTGTATAATAATAAGCCAAAATATAGCAAACTGATTAAAGATGAAGCCCTGCGTCTGGGCTTTATGGCTTGTGGTATTTCAAAAGCCGAATTTTTAGAAGATGAAGCACCGCGATTAGAGAATTGGCTCAACAAAAATTACCACGGCGAAATGAAATACATGGAGAATTATTTCGATAAAAGGCTCGATCCACGCTTACTCGTCGATGGTGCAAAATCTGTAATCTCTTTATCGCTAAATTATTATACGGACGAAAAACAGAAAGATCCTTCTGCGCCCAAAATATCGAAATATGCTTACGGAAATGACTATCACCATGTAATAAAAGATAAACTTAAAGCGCTTACCCTTTTCATCGAGGAAAACATTGGCGCCGTTGCAGGTCGTGCGTTTGTAGATTCGGCCCCGGTGCTGGATCGGGCATGGGCGAAAAAATCGGGCATTGGCTGGATAGGGAAAAACTCAAACCTGATTAGTAAAACGGATGGTTCATTCTTCTTTTTGGCCGAACTGATTATTGACCTGGAACTGGATTACGATGATCCTTTTCAAACCGACCATTGCGGAACTTGTACCCGCTGCCTCGATGCCTGCCCTACTGACGCAATCATTGCGCCGCAAGTTGTTGACGGGAGTAAGTGCATTTCTTACTTAACCATCGAGCTTAAGAATGAGATTCCGAATCAATTTAAGGATAAAATCGATAACTGGATGTTCGGCTGCGATATTTGTCAGGATGTTTGCCCCTGGAACCGGTTTTCGAAAATGCACCAGGAAGATGCCTTTGCTCCTGCAGATGGTTTGCTCGACTTGACCGCAAAAGATTTAACTGAAATTACCGACGAGGTTTTCAAAAAGGTATTTAAAGGCTCGGCAGTTAAACGAACCAAACTAGCAGGTCTGAAAAGGAATGTAGACTTTTTGAAACCGATTTAG
- the vapB gene encoding type II toxin-antitoxin system VapB family antitoxin, which yields MTDIQLYTKLSDLPTDLKDKVSNYIDSLLEKKHSVKANKKRVAGLAEGLIDLKTNFDDPIEGFENYMK from the coding sequence ATGACTGACATTCAATTATACACCAAACTTTCCGATTTGCCAACGGATTTGAAAGACAAGGTATCTAACTATATAGATTCATTATTGGAAAAAAAACACTCAGTTAAGGCTAATAAAAAAAGAGTCGCTGGACTGGCTGAAGGTTTAATTGACTTAAAAACGAATTTCGACGACCCTATCGAAGGCTTTGAAAATTACATGAAATGA
- a CDS encoding type II toxin-antitoxin system VapC family toxin encodes MEEIFNAIDASGFDLLPITLPHILELSRLESHHNDPFDRIIIAQAITENLQLLSVDNHFPSYNGQLVQE; translated from the coding sequence TTGGAAGAAATATTCAATGCGATTGACGCTAGTGGATTTGATCTGCTCCCAATTACTTTGCCTCATATTTTAGAATTATCCAGATTAGAATCTCATCATAACGATCCTTTTGATAGAATAATTATAGCGCAAGCAATTACTGAGAACCTTCAGCTTTTAAGCGTTGATAACCACTTTCCTTCGTATAACGGTCAGCTCGTTCAAGAATAG
- a CDS encoding M1 family metallopeptidase: MKSIKIICALLLSFSFVNAQVKLPVAPVFENTYKNGTRNVNGEPGKNYWQNNSRYQIKVDFNPVSRLIAGEVQILYTNNSPDTLNEIWFKLYPNLYKKGTPRKAKLSEADLGDGVAISKMLANGKQTTDFKVDGTNMTVNVPPVLPGKTITFSINYSYVLNKGSHMRTGQVDEGSHFVAYFFPRIAVYDDVDGWNKFPYTGAEEFYNDFDQFNAEIKVPGGYAVWATGDLKNAAEVFQKDVVYKIASAEKNDAVVDVITPQDLTDNKVTQPNEFNVFKFEAKNVTDFVFAVSDHYLWKSSSLVVDPKTKRRTRVDAVFNPKHKDYYEIIDFARKTVEAMSYKFPKWPYPYNHETVFDGLDQMEYPMMVNDNPVNIREDAITLTDHEIFHTMFPFYMGINETKYGWMDEGWATIGEWLISPMIDSTMVDDYGIQPTAASSGGKDDSPIMTLTPDLKGSGSFTNSYPKPGLAYLYVKDYLGDELFTRALHTYIKNWNGKHPMPYDFFNSMNEGSGKNLNWFWKPWFFEGGVLDMAIKSVDKTTSGYTITIENKGIKALPIDLKLSYDDDSTENQHRSIGVWEKGNSTTQIEIKTTKKLRKVVMGDVHTPDKVKSDNSFTVN, translated from the coding sequence ATGAAATCGATAAAAATAATCTGCGCTTTACTCCTAAGTTTTAGCTTTGTTAACGCACAAGTTAAGCTGCCAGTTGCACCAGTTTTTGAGAACACTTACAAAAACGGTACAAGAAACGTCAACGGAGAACCGGGCAAAAACTACTGGCAAAATAATTCTAGGTACCAGATTAAGGTCGATTTTAATCCAGTTAGTCGCTTGATCGCCGGCGAAGTACAAATTTTATATACCAATAACAGTCCCGATACGCTGAACGAGATTTGGTTTAAACTTTATCCAAACCTATATAAAAAGGGCACACCAAGGAAAGCGAAGCTATCAGAAGCTGATTTGGGCGATGGCGTTGCTATTTCGAAGATGTTGGCCAATGGGAAACAGACTACCGATTTTAAAGTAGATGGTACCAACATGACGGTGAACGTTCCTCCGGTATTGCCCGGAAAAACGATTACTTTCTCTATCAATTACAGCTATGTTTTAAACAAAGGCTCGCACATGCGTACCGGACAGGTAGATGAGGGATCGCACTTTGTGGCTTACTTTTTTCCGAGAATTGCCGTTTACGATGATGTCGACGGCTGGAATAAGTTTCCTTACACCGGCGCAGAAGAGTTTTACAATGATTTTGACCAGTTTAATGCCGAAATTAAAGTTCCGGGTGGCTATGCGGTTTGGGCAACAGGCGATTTAAAAAATGCTGCTGAGGTATTTCAAAAAGACGTAGTTTACAAAATTGCATCTGCAGAGAAAAATGATGCTGTGGTCGACGTTATTACGCCGCAAGATCTTACCGACAATAAAGTAACTCAGCCCAATGAGTTTAATGTTTTTAAGTTTGAGGCCAAAAATGTAACTGATTTTGTATTTGCCGTAAGCGATCATTACCTGTGGAAATCTAGCAGTTTGGTAGTTGATCCGAAAACGAAGCGGAGAACGCGTGTAGATGCCGTTTTTAATCCCAAACATAAAGATTATTACGAAATAATCGATTTTGCACGTAAAACTGTGGAGGCGATGAGTTACAAATTTCCGAAATGGCCATACCCTTACAATCACGAAACTGTATTTGATGGCTTAGATCAAATGGAGTACCCCATGATGGTAAACGATAATCCCGTAAACATTAGAGAAGATGCGATTACCCTTACCGATCATGAAATTTTTCACACGATGTTTCCATTTTATATGGGCATAAACGAAACCAAATACGGTTGGATGGATGAAGGCTGGGCGACAATAGGAGAGTGGCTAATTTCGCCGATGATCGATTCGACGATGGTTGACGATTATGGAATTCAGCCTACTGCAGCTTCTTCGGGTGGAAAAGACGATTCGCCGATTATGACGTTAACCCCCGATCTTAAAGGTTCAGGATCATTTACCAACTCTTACCCAAAACCCGGTTTGGCCTATTTATATGTAAAGGATTACCTGGGCGACGAATTATTTACAAGAGCACTGCACACGTATATTAAAAACTGGAATGGCAAACACCCCATGCCCTACGATTTTTTCAATAGCATGAACGAGGGCAGCGGTAAAAATTTAAACTGGTTTTGGAAACCGTGGTTTTTTGAAGGTGGCGTTTTAGATATGGCCATAAAATCTGTTGATAAAACCACTTCTGGATATACGATTACGATCGAAAATAAAGGGATTAAGGCGTTGCCAATAGATTTAAAGCTTAGCTATGATGACGATTCGACCGAAAACCAACATCGCTCAATCGGCGTGTGGGAAAAAGGCAACAGCACAACCCAAATCGAAATAAAAACAACGAAAAAACTGCGTAAAGTGGTGATGGGCGATGTGCATACCCCTGATAAAGTGAAAAGCGACAATAGTTTTACGGTGAATTAG
- a CDS encoding 3'-5' exonuclease: MKLNLKRPLAFFDLEATGVNVGADRIVEIAVLKAMPDGSEIVKTWRVNPEMPIPLQTSLIHGIYDEDIANEPTFKELAAEIAEFIGESDLAGYNSNKFDIPMLLEEFLRAEVDFSMSDRKFVDVQNIFHQMEQRTLKAAYKFYCQEDLINAHAAEADVIATYKVLLGQLEMYKETEFENKQGVKSVPVVNDVDALHIFTNIHKPVDFAGRMVYNDKDEVCFNFGKHKGKTTEQVFSIEPSYYAWMKQGDFPLYTKKKLDEEWAKFNAKKNENKANRPQTQPAPNKPKFQQKPQARPQPKPEKPAQPINNDMLEQLKMKFGK, from the coding sequence ATGAAGTTAAATTTGAAACGCCCTCTAGCATTTTTCGATTTAGAGGCAACAGGTGTAAATGTTGGTGCAGATAGAATTGTAGAGATTGCCGTTTTGAAAGCCATGCCAGATGGATCGGAAATTGTGAAAACGTGGCGTGTAAACCCCGAAATGCCAATTCCGTTACAAACCTCGCTAATTCATGGAATTTATGATGAGGATATTGCAAACGAGCCCACTTTTAAGGAGTTAGCTGCCGAAATTGCCGAATTTATTGGCGAAAGCGACCTTGCCGGCTATAACTCCAATAAATTTGATATACCAATGCTGTTAGAAGAATTTTTGAGAGCAGAAGTTGATTTTAGCATGAGCGATAGAAAGTTTGTAGATGTACAAAATATCTTTCACCAGATGGAACAACGTACATTAAAGGCGGCCTATAAGTTCTATTGCCAGGAAGATTTGATCAATGCCCACGCCGCAGAGGCCGATGTTATTGCGACCTACAAGGTGCTGCTTGGTCAGTTGGAAATGTACAAGGAAACCGAGTTCGAAAACAAGCAAGGCGTGAAGTCCGTTCCGGTGGTAAATGATGTTGATGCATTGCATATTTTTACCAACATACATAAGCCGGTTGATTTTGCGGGACGCATGGTGTATAACGATAAAGATGAGGTTTGCTTTAACTTTGGTAAGCACAAGGGAAAAACTACCGAACAGGTGTTTTCAATTGAGCCAAGCTATTACGCATGGATGAAACAGGGCGATTTCCCTTTATACACCAAGAAAAAACTTGATGAAGAATGGGCAAAGTTTAACGCAAAGAAAAACGAAAATAAAGCCAATCGGCCACAAACTCAGCCAGCGCCCAATAAGCCAAAGTTTCAGCAGAAACCGCAAGCAAGGCCACAACCCAAACCAGAAAAACCTGCCCAGCCGATTAATAACGATATGCTTGAGCAGCTAAAAATGAAGTTTGGAAAGTAG
- a CDS encoding DUF3858 domain-containing protein encodes MIKKLFFSILFLSSLSSYAQNFTFGAITYDDYEFDRKRLDSNANAIVLKEFGTARIQLDDNTGRLELIFEHHVKIKIYNKEGFKQANIIVPMYKDDNREESISELKASTFNYIDGKFVETAMDRKAVFTENRSKYTRLTKFTLPNLREGSVIEYSYQLRSPNLFTFKTWEFQTDIPKVISEYLVFIPGIYTYNVSLRGYQKLADQKVELSKECLRLSGVAIDCSKISYVMKNIPAFIEEDNMTAPSNFKSAIYFELAEAQNINGGKISYTKTWKDVDYELVSDRNMGSQMKKKDVFKDLIPGIVKDAQDDLAKAKAIYNYVQKQIKWNNYYGKYTEDNIKNAVDSRSGNVADINISLIAALSAANLDAEAVILSTRDNGTVNKLYPVLTEFNYVVAKVNIGDKSYLLDASEPLLPFGLLPLRCINDQGRVINLKKPSYWIDLKASRKTATNYILNGELTDEGKIVGLLTTHTQGYAALNKRKEILRYPSPDEYVEKLDERLPRIKILSHKILNLDSVENALTESYEVEFTVNDGSNGQFYFSPFFINPITKNPFNLSDRTYPVDLGASSDERVMINLTLPSNYKMIEKPQNLSIALPNSGGKYLLQCAFEDDKIAVSQMLQLNNAIYQPDEYFALKEFYSKIIQNQKSEFLFKRPAK; translated from the coding sequence ATGATTAAAAAACTATTCTTTTCCATTCTATTTCTTTCTTCCTTATCTTCTTATGCTCAAAATTTCACTTTTGGGGCAATTACTTATGATGACTACGAATTTGACAGGAAGCGCCTCGACAGCAATGCGAATGCCATTGTTTTAAAAGAATTTGGCACGGCACGCATTCAGTTAGATGACAATACGGGCCGACTGGAACTGATTTTTGAACACCATGTAAAAATCAAAATCTATAATAAGGAGGGATTTAAACAGGCGAACATTATTGTACCTATGTATAAGGATGATAACCGGGAAGAATCGATCAGTGAGCTTAAAGCATCGACCTTTAATTATATTGATGGGAAATTTGTGGAAACAGCTATGGACAGGAAAGCGGTATTTACCGAGAACAGGTCGAAATATACGCGGTTAACAAAATTTACCTTGCCCAACTTAAGGGAAGGTTCGGTTATTGAGTACAGTTACCAGCTTCGATCGCCAAACTTATTCACTTTTAAGACCTGGGAATTTCAAACCGACATTCCGAAGGTGATCAGCGAATACCTGGTCTTTATCCCCGGTATTTACACTTATAACGTGTCGTTGCGTGGCTATCAGAAGTTGGCCGATCAAAAGGTGGAGTTGAGCAAAGAGTGCCTGCGCTTATCGGGGGTAGCTATCGATTGCTCGAAAATCAGCTATGTGATGAAAAACATACCGGCTTTTATTGAGGAGGATAACATGACGGCGCCGAGCAATTTCAAATCGGCGATTTATTTTGAGCTGGCTGAGGCGCAGAACATCAATGGCGGAAAAATATCGTACACCAAAACGTGGAAAGATGTAGATTACGAACTGGTTTCTGACCGCAACATGGGTTCGCAAATGAAAAAGAAGGACGTTTTTAAGGATTTGATCCCGGGCATTGTTAAAGATGCGCAAGATGATTTGGCCAAGGCTAAGGCGATTTACAATTACGTTCAAAAGCAGATTAAATGGAACAATTATTACGGAAAATACACAGAGGATAACATCAAAAATGCGGTAGACTCGAGATCGGGAAATGTTGCGGACATTAATATCAGTTTGATTGCGGCTTTATCTGCTGCCAATCTGGATGCGGAAGCGGTAATCTTATCTACGAGAGATAACGGTACGGTTAACAAACTGTATCCGGTGCTTACCGAATTTAATTATGTTGTGGCCAAGGTAAACATTGGCGATAAAAGCTATTTACTGGATGCCTCAGAGCCGCTGTTACCTTTCGGATTATTGCCTTTGCGTTGCATAAACGATCAGGGACGGGTAATTAACTTAAAAAAACCTTCGTACTGGATTGACCTAAAGGCAAGCAGAAAAACAGCAACCAATTACATTTTAAACGGTGAGCTTACTGATGAGGGAAAAATTGTGGGACTTTTAACAACCCATACGCAGGGCTACGCTGCCCTTAATAAGCGCAAAGAGATTTTACGCTATCCCTCGCCCGATGAGTACGTGGAAAAGCTGGATGAACGTTTACCTAGAATTAAGATTTTAAGTCACAAAATTTTAAATCTCGACAGCGTAGAAAATGCGCTAACAGAAAGCTATGAAGTGGAATTTACCGTAAACGATGGTTCGAATGGTCAGTTCTATTTTAGTCCTTTTTTTATCAACCCAATTACCAAAAACCCGTTTAACCTGAGCGACCGTACTTACCCCGTCGATTTGGGCGCTTCATCTGATGAAAGGGTAATGATTAACTTAACGCTTCCGAGTAATTATAAAATGATCGAAAAGCCTCAGAATTTGTCTATTGCCCTACCCAATTCGGGAGGAAAATATTTGCTTCAATGTGCTTTTGAAGATGATAAAATTGCGGTAAGCCAAATGCTGCAGTTGAACAACGCCATTTACCAACCAGATGAATATTTTGCGCTAAAGGAATTTTACAGCAAGATTATTCAAAACCAAAAATCTGAATTTTTATTTAAAAGGCCCGCCAAATGA
- a CDS encoding DUF3857 domain-containing protein, which translates to MRYLFSLFFVLFAHSLCFSQENYDADLIPPELRSRANSCIRNEETVIDMRSPDNVTLNVKKAITVFNQNGERAAQLVLYYDKNTSIRGVKGEVYNAVGKPISKFNQNDFADVSAADGFSLFVDSRVKHYLPNVNQYPYTVVYNYEIRNKQNLIIPDWQPKPANDVSVEKSSYTFIAKPSDEVRIKAVNYAGEPETVVDEKQKTTTWRVSNLPAVKTEPYSPDPETYFTNIQIAPQQFNYYNHKGNYANWQELGKWIYDDLLKERSTLTPATVEMVKQLVKNENDDKEKARKIYQYLQDKTRYISVQIGIGGFQPIAASEVDRVGYGDCKALVNYMQSMLSVADIESYYCVVEAGSEKKSIDPTFASMVQGNHIILCMPLKGDTTWLECTSQKIPFGFLGDFTDDRMVLACTPEGGKLLRTPKLRAKDNIQVRLAKLNVLADGNITGTLQTVFEGAQYDNREAMIGKSQMEQDKLLKEAYNIDNIEFETASFAQEKDINPKLKENIAINIRNYAPINGNKMYLQLNAFNLTKSIPDVKNRTLPVYINRGFTDEDTIIYTLPDNVNKSLITEAKKNFNSIFGQYTAKASLDGNKLTYYRKLVVNDGTFPAEKYAEFARFMNDVNAADYLKLALSLKK; encoded by the coding sequence ATGAGATATCTGTTTTCGCTTTTTTTCGTCCTTTTTGCACACTCATTATGTTTCTCGCAAGAGAATTACGATGCTGACCTGATTCCGCCTGAACTTCGAAGCAGGGCAAACTCGTGCATCAGAAATGAAGAAACGGTTATTGATATGCGCTCGCCGGACAATGTAACGCTGAATGTTAAAAAAGCAATTACTGTTTTTAACCAAAACGGCGAGCGGGCGGCTCAACTGGTTTTATATTACGACAAAAATACTTCGATAAGGGGTGTAAAGGGCGAGGTGTATAACGCTGTTGGCAAGCCGATAAGTAAGTTTAATCAAAACGATTTTGCCGATGTGAGTGCTGCAGATGGTTTTTCCCTCTTTGTTGATAGTCGCGTAAAACATTATTTGCCCAACGTTAACCAATATCCGTACACGGTGGTTTATAACTACGAGATCAGAAACAAACAGAACCTTATTATTCCCGATTGGCAGCCCAAACCGGCGAATGATGTATCGGTTGAAAAGAGCAGCTATACTTTTATTGCCAAACCTAGCGATGAAGTTAGAATTAAAGCCGTAAATTATGCTGGAGAGCCTGAAACCGTTGTCGACGAGAAACAGAAAACCACAACCTGGCGGGTGAGCAACTTGCCAGCGGTTAAAACGGAGCCTTACAGCCCGGACCCGGAAACGTATTTTACAAACATCCAAATAGCGCCGCAGCAGTTTAATTATTACAACCACAAGGGCAATTACGCCAACTGGCAGGAGCTTGGGAAGTGGATTTACGATGATTTGCTCAAAGAAAGAAGTACCCTTACTCCTGCCACCGTTGAAATGGTGAAACAACTCGTAAAGAACGAGAATGATGATAAGGAAAAAGCCCGAAAAATTTATCAATATCTACAGGATAAAACAAGGTATATCAGCGTGCAGATTGGGATCGGCGGTTTTCAGCCTATTGCCGCAAGCGAGGTAGATCGAGTGGGCTATGGCGATTGCAAGGCACTGGTAAATTATATGCAGAGCATGTTGAGCGTTGCCGACATTGAATCTTATTACTGCGTGGTTGAGGCAGGTTCGGAGAAAAAAAGTATCGATCCTACGTTTGCCAGCATGGTACAGGGAAATCACATTATTTTATGCATGCCCTTAAAAGGCGATACCACGTGGTTGGAGTGTACGAGTCAAAAAATTCCATTTGGCTTTTTGGGCGATTTTACTGACGACAGAATGGTGCTGGCCTGTACGCCGGAGGGCGGTAAACTGTTGCGTACGCCTAAGTTGAGGGCGAAGGACAACATTCAGGTTCGTTTGGCAAAATTGAACGTTCTTGCCGACGGAAACATCACTGGAACATTACAAACTGTTTTTGAGGGCGCACAATACGATAACCGTGAAGCTATGATCGGAAAATCGCAAATGGAACAGGATAAATTGCTTAAAGAGGCTTACAACATTGATAACATTGAATTTGAAACGGCTTCTTTTGCTCAGGAGAAGGATATCAATCCGAAGCTTAAGGAAAATATTGCCATAAACATCAGAAACTATGCGCCCATTAACGGCAACAAGATGTACCTGCAATTAAATGCCTTTAACCTAACAAAATCCATCCCTGATGTAAAAAACAGAACGTTACCTGTGTATATAAACCGCGGATTTACAGACGAGGATACGATAATTTATACCTTGCCTGATAATGTAAATAAAAGTTTGATTACTGAAGCCAAAAAGAATTTTAACAGCATTTTTGGTCAGTACACTGCAAAGGCGAGCTTAGATGGAAACAAACTCACCTATTATCGGAAACTGGTAGTTAACGACGGAACTTTTCCGGCAGAAAAATATGCTGAGTTTGCCAGATTTATGAATGATGTGAACGCTGCTGATTATTTGAAACTGGCACTTAGCTTAAAAAAATAA
- a CDS encoding murein L,D-transpeptidase catalytic domain family protein — protein MKKHILGIATIFLVCIGIVGTSWKAAEKPQTQQQTIKNIASDSLYSSFIDELYHAAKLDSAGLKVEVFEKALTGFYNMKYNGLLHAKSILTIADFDQESSKKRLYIIDLDKKKLILNTWVAHGQNSGGDKPTLFSNTPNSNQSSIGFYLTGEVYYGKHGRSLKLDGMDRGFNNNARERAIVVHGADYVCQETINQLGRLGRSQGCPAVPAKLAEKVINTISDRTVLFINNSDQKYHSSFLDETLAASMAVNQETLLAAQMD, from the coding sequence ATGAAGAAACACATCCTGGGCATTGCTACGATTTTTTTAGTGTGTATTGGCATTGTAGGAACAAGTTGGAAAGCGGCAGAGAAACCGCAAACACAGCAACAAACAATCAAAAATATCGCCTCCGACAGTTTATACAGTAGTTTTATCGACGAGTTGTATCATGCAGCAAAACTGGATTCGGCAGGCTTGAAAGTAGAAGTTTTCGAAAAAGCACTTACCGGTTTTTACAACATGAAGTATAACGGTCTTTTACATGCCAAATCCATTCTTACCATTGCCGATTTCGATCAGGAGAGCAGCAAAAAACGTTTGTACATTATCGATCTCGACAAGAAAAAACTCATTTTAAATACATGGGTTGCCCACGGTCAAAACAGCGGAGGCGACAAGCCCACACTTTTTTCTAATACGCCGAACTCCAATCAAAGCAGCATTGGCTTTTACCTAACGGGCGAGGTTTATTATGGCAAACACGGCCGATCGTTAAAGTTAGATGGAATGGACCGCGGTTTTAACAACAATGCCAGAGAAAGAGCCATTGTTGTACATGGCGCAGATTACGTTTGCCAGGAAACTATAAATCAATTGGGAAGACTAGGCCGTAGCCAGGGTTGCCCTGCCGTGCCAGCCAAGCTTGCAGAAAAGGTAATTAACACAATATCAGATCGCACGGTCCTGTTTATTAATAACTCCGATCAAAAATATCATTCTTCTTTTTTAGATGAAACCCTCGCGGCCAGCATGGCAGTAAACCAAGAGACCCTATTGGCTGCCCAAATGGATTAG